In Mycetocola spongiae, the genomic stretch CCCGATATCGCCTTCGAGCTGGCCCGTAACGGCGAGGACATGTACCTGTTCTCCCCCTATGACGTCGAGCGCGTCTACGGCATCCCGTTTGGTGATATTTCGATCACCGAGAAGTATCACGAGATGGTGGACGATGCCCGCATCAAGAAGACCAAGATCAACGCGCGTGAGTTCTTCCAGACCATCGCCGAGATCCAGTTCGAATCGGGCTACCCCTATATCGTGTTTGAGGACACCGTAAATAAGGCCAACCCCATCGCCGGTCGCATCAACATGTCGAACCTGTGCTCGGAGATCCTCCAGGTCAATACCCCGACCACCTATAACGAGGACCTCTCCTATAAGGAGATAGGTAAGGACATCTCCTGCAACCTCGGCTCGATGAATATCGCCGCGGCCATGGACTCGCCCGATTTTGGCCTCACCATCGAGACCGCCATCCGTGGACTCACCTCGGTCTCCGATCAGAGCCACATCTCCTCCGTGCGTTCGATCGAGGACGGCAACGATAAGTCGCATGCCATCGGCCTCGGCCAGATGAACCTGCACGGCTATCTGGCCCGGGAGCGCGTGTATTACGGCACCGAGGAAGCCATCGACTTCACCAATATCTACTTCTATACGGTGCTGTTCCACGCCCTGCGAGCCTCCAACCGCATCGCGACCGAGCGTGGCACCACGTTTGATGGCTTCGAGAACTCCACGTATGCCTCGGGTGAGTTCTTTGATAAGTACATCACCCAGGAGTGGGTGCCGGCCACGGCCCGCGCCGCCGAGCTTTTTGCCGCCTCCGAGGTGAGCATCCCGACCCAGCAGGACTGGGTGGAGCTCAAGGCAGCGATCCAGCAGCACGGTATCTATAACCAGAACCTGCAGGCGGTCCCGCCCACCGGTTCGATCTCCTATATCAATAACTCGACGTCCTCGATCCACCCGATCGCGTCGAAGATTGAGATCCGCAAGGAGGGCAAGCTCGGCCGCGTGTACTATCCCGCGCCGTTCATGACCAATGACAACCTGGACTACTACCAGGATGCCTATGAGATTGGCCCGGAGAAGATCATCGACACCTATGCCGCGGCAACGCAGCACGTGGATCAGGGTCTGTCCCTTACGCTGTTCTTCAAGGACACCGCCACCACGCGTGACATCAACCGTGCGCAGATCTACGCATGGCGCAAGGGCATCAAGACGATCTATTACATCCGTCTGCGTCAGCTCGCCCTCGAGGGCACCGAGGTTGACGGCTGCGTCAGCTGCATGCTTTAGTCCGCCCGGTCAACCATAAAGAGTGAAGGAAATAGACATTGGCTGAAAAGCTTAAGCTCGTGAGCGCGGTGCACGCGATCAACTGGAATAAGATCGAGGACGAAAAAGACGTCGAGGTCTGGAACCGGCTGTGCAATAACTTCTGGCTTCCGGAAAAGATTCCGCTGTCCAATGACGTCCAGTCCTGGGCCACCCTCACCGAGGATGAGAAGCTCATGACGATGCGGGTATTCACGGGTCTTACGCTCCTGGATACCATCCAGGGCACCGTGGGTGCTGTCTCGCTGATCCCCGATGCGATCACCCCCCACGAGGAGGCGGTATATACCAATATCGCGTTCATGGAGTCGGTGCACGCCAAGAGCTATTCCTCCATCTTCTCCACGCTGGCCTCCACCAAGGAGATCGACGAGGCGTTCCGCTGGTCGGAGGAAAACCAGAATCTGCAGAAGAAGGCGCAGATCATCCTCGGTTATTACCGCGGAGACGACCCCCTGAAGCGCAAGATCGCGTCCACGCTGCTGGAATCGTTCCTGTTCTACTCGGGCTTCTACCTGCCGATGTACTGGTCCAGCCGCGCGAAGCTCACCAACACGGCCGACCTGATCCGCCTGATCATCCGCGATGAGGCAGTGCACGGTTATTACATCGGCTATAAGTTCCAGGTTGCCTATAATAAGGAAACCCCGGAGCGCCAGGAGGAGCT encodes the following:
- the nrdE gene encoding class 1b ribonucleoside-diphosphate reductase subunit alpha; translation: MDYHSLNAMLNLYGPNGEIQFDKDRQAAREFFLQHVNQNTVFFHSLRERLDYLVEKEYYDPEVLDKYSFEFITKLNDLAYSKKFRFATFLGAFKYYTSYTLKTFDGKRYLERFEDRVVMTALGLADGDEALAVNLVEEIIAGRFQPATPTFLNSGKAQRGELVSCFLLRIEDNMESISRGINSSLQLSKRGGGVALNLSNIREAGAPIKQIENQSSGIIPVMKLLEDSFSYANQLGARQGAGAVYLSAHHPDIMSFLDTKRENADEKIRIKTLSLGVVIPDIAFELARNGEDMYLFSPYDVERVYGIPFGDISITEKYHEMVDDARIKKTKINAREFFQTIAEIQFESGYPYIVFEDTVNKANPIAGRINMSNLCSEILQVNTPTTYNEDLSYKEIGKDISCNLGSMNIAAAMDSPDFGLTIETAIRGLTSVSDQSHISSVRSIEDGNDKSHAIGLGQMNLHGYLARERVYYGTEEAIDFTNIYFYTVLFHALRASNRIATERGTTFDGFENSTYASGEFFDKYITQEWVPATARAAELFAASEVSIPTQQDWVELKAAIQQHGIYNQNLQAVPPTGSISYINNSTSSIHPIASKIEIRKEGKLGRVYYPAPFMTNDNLDYYQDAYEIGPEKIIDTYAAATQHVDQGLSLTLFFKDTATTRDINRAQIYAWRKGIKTIYYIRLRQLALEGTEVDGCVSCML
- the nrdF gene encoding class 1b ribonucleoside-diphosphate reductase subunit beta, whose product is MAEKLKLVSAVHAINWNKIEDEKDVEVWNRLCNNFWLPEKIPLSNDVQSWATLTEDEKLMTMRVFTGLTLLDTIQGTVGAVSLIPDAITPHEEAVYTNIAFMESVHAKSYSSIFSTLASTKEIDEAFRWSEENQNLQKKAQIILGYYRGDDPLKRKIASTLLESFLFYSGFYLPMYWSSRAKLTNTADLIRLIIRDEAVHGYYIGYKFQVAYNKETPERQEELKDYTFNLLYELYDNEVHYTQDLYDNVGLTEDVKKFLHYNANKALMNLGFEPMFPKAVTDVNPAILSALSPNSDENHDFFSGSGSSYVIGKAVVTEDEDWDF